In Paraburkholderia terrae, the DNA window TCGACGCGGCCCACCGTCACGCCCGCGCTCTTCACGGGCGCGCGCACCTTGAGGCCGCCGATATTGTCGAACTTCAGCTTGACCGGGTACGTCGCCTGAAACGACAGCGAGCTCATGTTGCCCGCCTTCAGCGCGAGGAACAGCAACGCGACGAAGCCGAGCACCACGAACAGACCTACCCAGAAATCGAGAGCAGTTTTTTTCATCGTCATCCCAAAGAGAATCTATGCCGCTGCGGCGCAAGCGCTGCGCGGCGCACCGCGCGAAGGTTGGCTCGCCACCGCCTAGCTGAACATCAGCGCGGTCAGCAGGAAATCGAGACCGAGCACGGCCAGCGACGCGTAGACGACTGTCTTGGTCGTCGCGCGCGACACGCCTTCCGGCGTGGGCTTCGCTTCGTACCCTTGATAGAGCGCGATGAACGTCACCGCGAAGCCGAACACGATGCTCTTGATCACGCCGTTGCCGACGTCGCGATACGCATCGACACCGCCCTGCATCTGCGACCAGAACGCGCCGGCGTCGACGCCGATCATCAGCACGCCCACCACGTAGCCGCCGAGCACGCCCACCGCGCTGAAAATCGCCGCGAGAATCGGCATCGAAATGATGCCCGCCCACATGCGCGGCGCGACGACCACTTTTAAAGGATCGACGGCCATCATTTCCATTGCCGTCAGTTGCTCGCCCGCCTTCATCAGGCCGATTTCGGCCGTGAGCGACGTGCCCGCGCGACCGGCGAACAGCAGCGCCGTCACGACGGGCCCGAGTTCGCGCACCAGCGACAGCGCGACCAGCAGACCGAGCGCCTGTTCGGAACCGTAGCGGTTGAGCGTGTAGTAACCCTGCAAGCCGAGCACGAAGCCGACGAACAGCCCCGACACCGCGATGATCACCAGCGAATAGTTACCGACGAAGTGGATCTGCTTCGTGACAAGACGCGGACGGCGCAGCAACGGGAAGAATTCGAGCACGAGGCGCACGAACATGCGCGTCGCATAACCCGTCTGTCCAAGCCCGCAGATGACGGAACGGCCGATGAAGCTGATCATGCGCGGCCTCCGCCGATGCCGAAATCCGCCGCGAGCGGCGTGCTGCTCGGATAGTGAAATTTGAACGGACCGTCGGGCGTGCCGTCGATGAACTGGCGCACGGTCGGGTCCGTCGATGCACGCAGCTCGGCGGGCGTGCCTTCGGCGAGGACTCCGCCGTTCGCGAGAAAGTAGACGTAATCGGCGATCGCGAACGACTCGGGCACGTCGTGCGTGACGAGGATCGAGGTCGCGCCGAGCGCCGTGTTGAGCGCGCGAATCAGGTTGGCCGTGATGCCGAGCGAAATGGGGTCGAGACCGGCGAACGGCTCGTCGTACATCATCAGTTCGGGATCGAGCGCGATGGCGCGGGCGAGCGCCACGCGGCGGGCCATGCCGCCCGAAATCTCCGACGGCGCCAGATCACGTGCGCCGCGCAGCCCGACCGCGTTGAGTTTCATCAACACCAGGTCGCGGATCAGTTCTTCGGGGAGGTCGGTGTGCTCGCGCAGGGCGAACGCGACGTTTTCGAACACCGACATGTCGGTGAAAAGCGCGCCGAACTGGAACAGCATGCCCATCTTGCGACGCAGCTCGTACAGGCCTTCACGCGTCTGCGCGCCGATGTCCTGCCCGTGGAACAGCACCTGGCCGCGCTGCGCGCGCACCAGGCCGCCGATCAGCCGCAGCACGGTCGTCTTGCCGCACCCCGAGCCGCCCATGACCGCGACCACCTGGCCGCGTTTGAAGCGCAGATTCAGGTTCGACAGGACGAGCCGCTCGCCGTAGCCGAAGTCGACGTCGCGCAGTTCAAGGAGGGTCTCGGAAGAGGAAGGCACGTAACTGACAGTCCTTTTACACGGAAGGCCGAATTATAGGGCCTTCGTGCAAACCCTGCCTTGACGACGCTAACGATTTAACTTTTCTAAACTTTTTGTTGCAAAAACGCCTTTTGTAACGCCACCGCGGCTGACGCGGGATCGGTGGCTTCCGTGATCGCGCGCACGACGGCGGCGCTTTTCACCCCGGTAGCGAGCACTTGCGGCAGCACATCGCCGCTAATTCCGCCGATTGCGACGAGCGGCACGACGCCTTCCAGCAGTTTCACATAGCGCGCGAGCCTTGCCAGACCTTGCGGCGCGGTCGGCATGACTTTCGTCGTGGTCGGAAACACGGCGCCAAGCGCGATGTAGCTCGGACGGAAGTGCAGCGCGGTCAGCATTTCGTAGTAACCGTGCGTCGACAGGCCGAGGCGCACGCCTGCCTTCGACAAAGCGTGCAGATCCGCCGTATGCACGTCTTCCTGGCCGAGGTGGACGCCGTACGCGCCCGCGTCGATGGCCGCCTGCCAGTGATCGTTGATGAAAACGCACGCGTCGTGCTCGCGGCCCGCCGCAACCGAGCGCGCGATTTCCCGCTTCAGTTCGTCCGGCTCTGCCGTCTTGCGACGCAGCTGCAACGTCTTCACGCCGAAGCCGGCAACGCGCTCGACCCATTCCGCCGTCGGCAGCACGGCATAGATGCCGAGTGCGTCCGGGCACGCCGCAAAAGCTTGCGCAGGCGCGTCCGGCAAACCGGCGACACGCGGGAAGCGCGAGATGTCACACGGCCACGCATCGTCGGATTTCGTCTCGTCGCCGTCGCGCCACGCGAGCGCGAGCACCAGCGCATCGTGCGGATCGAAACCGCAATCGAGAAACGCGGCGAGCGCGGCAATCCAGTCTTCCGCGAGATGGCCTTCCAGCTGATAGCGCACGCCGCCCAGATGCAGCACCGCGCGGCCCGCCGCCGCCTCGATCACGCCCGCGCCCTGCGTCTGCCAGCGCGCGATCTGCTCGACGTGCTGCTCGCTGCTTTGCTTAAGGTCGGTGAAGACGATCAGGTCGCCGCCATTCGCGTCGTCGGGCGCTGTCAGGCAGATGCGCCAGTTAACGTGCGTAGGCGGCCAGTCGCCGAGGCGTGCGCGGATGCGTTCGGCCGCTTCCGTGAGTTCGTCGGCGGGTGGCCAGAACAGGTCGCGGCCCGCGAGTTTCAGAGTCTCCGTCATGCCGCAGCGCTCCCATCCTGATGCCAGAACGGCATGCCGACGACGGGCGTGCTCGCATGGGCAGTTTCACGTTCGGCCATCGGGCCAGCCAGATAAGCCTCGCGGCCCGCTTCCACGCCCATCGCAAAGGCGCGCGCCATCGTCTCCGGATGCGTAGCCTGCGAGACGGCCGTGTTCAGCAGCACGCCGTCGAAGCCCCACTCCATCACCTGGCACGCATGCGACGGCACGCCAAGGCCCGCGTCGACGATCAGCGGCACGTCGGGCAAACGCTCGCGCAGCACGCGCAAGCCATACGGATTCACGACGCCCTTGCCCGTGCCGATGGGCGCGCCCCACGGCATCAGCGCTTCGCAGCCCGCATCGAGCAGACGCCGGCCGATCACGAGATCTTCCGTGCAATAAGGCAGCACCTTGAAGCCGTCCTTCACCAGTTGCGCAGCCGCTTCGATCAGGCCGACCGGGTCCGGCTGCAGCGTGTAGTCGTCGCCGATCAGTTCGAGCTTGATCCAGTCGGTGTCGAAGACTTCGCGCGCCATGTGCGCAGTCGTCACCGCCTCGCTCACCGTCTGGCAGCCGGCCGTGTTCGGTAGCAGCGGCACGCCGTGGCGCTTGAGGAGATCGAAGAAGCCGGCTTCCGCGCCGCCCTCGCTCATCTGCCGGCGCAGCGCGACCGTCACCATGCCCGGCTTCGACGCCGCGATCGAATCCGACAGCGACTGCAGCGACGGATAGCGCGACGTGCCCAGCAGCACGCGGCTCTGGAAGGTTTCGCCGTAAAGCGTGAGCGCGTCGGCGGGTGCGTTCGCGTGTGAGTTCATTGTGTGATTCCTTGTCAGTGGCTTGCGTCGCGTGGTCCGGCCTCAGCCGCCCGCGACGGGATGCACGACGTCGAGCTTGTCGCCCGCCTGCAACGCACGCGCCGCATGCTGCCCACGCGCGACGAAATTGCCGTTCAGCGCGACGGCGAACGGCGGCCGCGCGCCGTACGCGCTGAGCGCGTCGGCGACAGTCGCGCCTTCGGGCAGCGACAGCGGCTTCTGGTTGATCTGGATGTCCATGTCTATGAGTTCAAACATTGAGAGTGACAGCGGCCTCGCGGTCCAGCCGGAACAACTCGCTCCAGCGCGCGTTGCGCTGCCAGTCGGTGAAACCGTCGGAATCGGCGACGCGGCCATCGAGCAGCGCCGACGCGAGCCGAACCGCTTCGCCCGCGACTTCGGGCACGATCATGTAGCCGTGCCGGTACAGCCCGTTCACGCGCAGCGTGCTCGCGCCGTCCCACAGCAGCACGGGACGGTGGTCGGGCAACGTCGGCCGGCATTGCGAGTTCAGTTCCAGAATGCGCGCCTCGCCGAAACCGGGATGCACCGAAAACGCCGCGCTCAGTAATTCGAGCGCCGAGCGCACGCTGACGGGCGACATGTCCTCGCCCTCCACTTCCGTCGCGCCGATCACGTACAGATCGTCCTGCTTCGGCGCGATATAGAGCGGATAGCGCGGATGCAGCAGCCGCACCGGACGCGTCAGATCGATGCCGGGCGCGTGGACGCGCGCGACTTCGCCGCGAATGCCGCGCAGGGTCGGCATGACAGGCTTCGCGCCCAACCCGCGGCAATCGATCGTGACCTTCGCGGGCGGCAACGCGCTGTCGTTGACGGACGTATTCCAGTGCGTCTCGACGCCGCGTTGTGCCAGCCCCGCGGCCAGCGCCGACAGCACCTGGCGGTTATCGAGCTGGCCTTCGTGCGGCAGCAGCCAGCCTTGCGTGAAGCGGCCGGCGAGCGCGGGCTCGGCCGCGCCGACCTGCGCGCCCGCTAGCGCGACGAGTCCGCCATCGAGCAGTTCGGCGGGCGCGTTGGCGCGCAGCCGACGCTCGAAGAGCGGCGCCTCGGCGCGATCGCTGTGATGCCAGACGATCAGCGAGCCGTTGCGCTGGAAAAACACCGGCTCAGGCAATTGCGCGAGCAAGGTCGGCCACGTTTCCAGCGACGCCGCGCCCAGCCGCGTAATCAGCAGTTCGGCGCTGGCGGCCTCGGCGAGCGGCGCGAGCATCGCGGCGGCGACCCACGCGGCCGCCTGCGAGCCGGCCGCGTCGCCGCGCTCATAAAGCGCAACGCGATGCCCCTCGCCCGCAAGTTGCCAGGCGACGAGGCGTCCGCACAGCCCGCCGCCGATCACGGCGAAATCCGGTTGAGCAGAAGTCCTCATCGTGTGGCTCCGAAGCAAGCCTCGCGCGTCGCAAACCGAGCGCCCACGGCGAAACGACGGGCGAAACCCGCAGCAATAAAGCGAATAGGTGAAGAATGAGCGGTCATCAAATCCTTTCCGTACGGCAAAGTGCGCACGTACCCAAGGACGAAACCGGCGGGCAAGGCCTGCCGGGCATGGGCGCTCACAAAAAACGGGAACGCCGCCCCGGCGGAAGGAGAACTTCCAGGAAATACTTCCCGAAAACTTCCCGCGCCGGTATTACCCGGATCGGGTGCGAAGGGTCTCTCTCAGCCTCGCTGCAGCGACTGCCAGCGCACGAAGCACCCCTGTTTCGTCCGGACCATTAGACCATAAAAGCTGCGCGCGCCGCAAACCCGGGCAGACCTCAATCGGCCGCGGCTGATTTTGGCGAGGTTCCCTGTTGCTCTGGCACAATGGCACGCGTCAATGCGGACGGAACGCCGCGCCACTGCAAGGCCTTTGTCGGGTTGGCGAGGCCGCGCCGAGGCACGGTGAAACGTCCGCTTAAGTTCAGATTAAGTCGGTGCCGGAACAATCGCAGCCGGGCCACCCACTCGACGGGATGCGACAGCAGCACCATGCCGCTGCGCATGCATCTCGCCGCCGCCCGGCCGACCGTATGAAAGGATGCTTATGATCGACAACTCGAAAAATCCGTCGGACATCACCGCGTGGGGCCTCATCAAGCCCTACTGGGTGTCCGAGGATCGGTGGAAAGCGCGGGGCCTGCTCGCGCTCGTCATCGCGATGAATATGACGATGGTCGCGGCCAACGTCTGGTTCAACACCTGGCAGCGCACGTTCTTCGACGCGATCCAGCAATACAACTATCCCGTCTTCAAATATTCGCTGCTGCAGTTCACGGTCATTGCGCTCGCACTGATCCTGCTCGGCTCGTACCGGACGTACTTCCGGCAAATGCTCGAATTCCGCTGGCGGCAGTGGCTCACCAACCGCTATCTGAACGACTGGCTGGGCGACCGCGCGTACTACCGGATCGAACGCGACAATCTCGCCGACAACCCCGACCAGCGGGTTTCCGCCGACCTGCAAGGGTTGGCCAGCGCCTCGCTGAATCTGTCGCTCGGCCTGCTGTCGACCACGGTCACACTGTTCTCGTTCATCGTGATCCTGTGGAACCTGTCGGGCGCGTTCGCGTTCCACATGTTCGGCACGGAGTTTTCGATTCCGGGTTACATGGTGTGGGCGGCGCTGATCTACGCGGCAGCCGGCTCGTGGGTCACACATAAGGTCAACCATCCGCTGGTGTCGATCAACTACCAGCAACAGCGTGTGGAAGCCGACTTCCGTTTCTCGCTGATCCGCATCCGCGAGAACGCCGATCAGATCGCGCTGTATCAGGGCGAGCGTTCGGAAGAGCAGCAGCTCAAGGGCGTGTTCTCACACATCCGCGAAAACTGGCGCCTCATCATGCGCTTTACGCGACGCTTCAACATCGTCGTCATCAGTTACTCGCAGCTGGCCATCGTCTTTCCGTACATCGCGGCTGCGCCGAAGTACTTTTCGAAGAGCATCTCGTTCGGCATGTACCAGCAGGTGACGGGCGCGTTCGGCACGGTCAGCGATTCGTTCTCCTGGTTCATCAACAATTACGATTCGCTCGCCGAGTGGCGCGCCACCGTCAACCGTCTGCGGGAATTCAATCGCGTGATGCGTTCGCAGCATCTGCATGAGTCGGTCGTTGAAGGCACCGCGCACGGCGGCATCAACGTTCACGTCACGGATGCTGATTCGATCGAAGTGACGAATCTTCGTCTGCAGCGTCCCAACGGCGAGCCGATGGCGAACGTCGGCTCGTTCACCATCGCGCCGAAAACGCGCTGGCTGGTGCGCGGGCCTTCGGGCGCGGGCAAGAGCACGTTGATGCGCACGCTCGCGGGCCTGTGGCCGTTCGGCGAAGGCACGATCGAAAAGCCCACGGATGCCAAGCTGCTGTTCATCCCGCAGCGCAGCTATCTGCCCATCGGCACGCTGAAGGCGGCGCTCTGCTATCCGTCGGAGGCTTCCGCCTATTCGGATGAAGCGTGCCGCGAAGTGCTCACCGTGTGCCGCTTGCCGGAACTCGCGGACCGCCTGGGCGAATCGACGCATTGGGAACGCTCGCTGTCGCCGGGCGAGCAGCAGCGTCTTGCCGCAGCACGCGCGTTGCTGCAACAGCCCGACTTCCTGTTCCTCGACGAAGCGACGAGCGCGCTCGATCCCGAGAACGAAAGCATCATCTACAACGCGCTGATCGAGCGTCTGCCGAATGCGGCGATCGTCAGCGTCGCGCATCGCAAGACGCTCGAAGCGTTCCACGAGCACACGCTGTTCATCGAGCGCGCGGTCGAGCGCGAGGCCGCGTGAGCGACGCGCCGTTCGAGCGCGTCGTGCTGGTGACGGGCGCGGGCTCCGGCATCGGTGCCGCGCTCGCCCGGAACATCGCGGCGCCGCGTGTCGCGCTGATGCTGCACGCGCGCGGCGCGGACGACGCATCGCGTGCGCGGCTCGATCAGGTCGCGGCGACCTGCACGGCGAGCGGCGCGACGTGCGCAACGGTGCTTGCCGATCTCGCCGAACGCGGCGCATCCGAGCATGCCGTCCATCAGACGCTCGCGCGTTTTGGCGCGCTCGACCAGATCGTCGCCAATGCGGGACACGCGCAGCGTCAAACCATCGGCACGCTCGATTTCGATGCGCTCGCGGAGTCGTTCGCGGCGATGCCCGCTGCGTTCGGCGCGCTCGTCAAACGGGCGGCGCCTGCGCTCGAAACATCGAAACGCGGACGCGTCGTGGCCGTGAGTTCGTTCGTCGCGCATCGCTATCGCGCGGACTCGGCGTTTGCGGGTACTGCCGCCGCGAAGGCCGCGCTGGAGTCGCTGGCAAAAACGGCGGCAGCCGAACTGGCGCCGCACGGCGTCACGGTGAATTGCGTCGCGCCGGGTTATACGCGCAAGGATCGCGGACCGAGCGCGGAGAATGCGCCCGCGTGGACGCGTGCGGCGGAGGCGACACCGCTCGGGCAGGTCGCCGAACCCGACGACATTGCCGCGCTGATCGTCTTTCTGCTTTCCGACTCTGCGCGTCACATCACGGGTCAGGTGATTCACGTCGACGGCGGGCTGACGCTCGGCTGAGCGTCGCGCGAGCCTTAAGCGCTCACAGTCAGCGCAACATCCTGAAAGACTCTCGAACAGTTCGAAAGCACTTCCGAAGCGCATGCGCTGTTCCGTGCTTTGCGCGCGGGCATTTCCAGCGACGATTGCATCGTGGGCCAAACGCTCCCCTGGCGCAGCCCGCGACGCAAACTCAACGTCACTGGAAATACCTGCCATGTCATTCGACCGCCGCCTCCCCTCGCTTTCCCGTTTGTCTCTTCGTATCGCGCAGTCCGGCCGCGACGCCGCGCTGACGGCCACGGCCGTGCTGCTGTTCGCGACGGCAGCGAACGCCGCGCAGACCGCGCCCGTGAAACAGGCCGAACCCGCCGATGTCTGCCCCGCGCTGTCGCACATCGTATCGTCCGCCGATTTCAAGAAGCTGCGCGACGAGCCTGCTGCGACGCTGCCGGGCGTCGATCCGATCGATGACTGCCGCGCCAACGCGCATTCGTACGACTGCCGCTGGCGCGCGCACTGGGAAGCCGACGGCTTCGTCAACGATCCGCTCGAAGAAATCGGCGCGGATATCGCCGCGTGCTTCCCGAACGTCGTGCATGACATCAACACGCCGACGCGCCAGCACTTCATCGTGAAGACGGCCGACCGCCGCGTGAGCGTCACGGCGAGCGTGCAAGGTCAGAACGAACTGCGTCTGCGCATTGCGCGCTGA includes these proteins:
- the mlaE gene encoding lipid asymmetry maintenance ABC transporter permease subunit MlaE, with amino-acid sequence MISFIGRSVICGLGQTGYATRMFVRLVLEFFPLLRRPRLVTKQIHFVGNYSLVIIAVSGLFVGFVLGLQGYYTLNRYGSEQALGLLVALSLVRELGPVVTALLFAGRAGTSLTAEIGLMKAGEQLTAMEMMAVDPLKVVVAPRMWAGIISMPILAAIFSAVGVLGGYVVGVLMIGVDAGAFWSQMQGGVDAYRDVGNGVIKSIVFGFAVTFIALYQGYEAKPTPEGVSRATTKTVVYASLAVLGLDFLLTALMFS
- a CDS encoding ABC transporter ATP-binding protein — protein: MPSSSETLLELRDVDFGYGERLVLSNLNLRFKRGQVVAVMGGSGCGKTTVLRLIGGLVRAQRGQVLFHGQDIGAQTREGLYELRRKMGMLFQFGALFTDMSVFENVAFALREHTDLPEELIRDLVLMKLNAVGLRGARDLAPSEISGGMARRVALARAIALDPELMMYDEPFAGLDPISLGITANLIRALNTALGATSILVTHDVPESFAIADYVYFLANGGVLAEGTPAELRASTDPTVRQFIDGTPDGPFKFHYPSSTPLAADFGIGGGRA
- the thiE gene encoding thiamine phosphate synthase encodes the protein MTETLKLAGRDLFWPPADELTEAAERIRARLGDWPPTHVNWRICLTAPDDANGGDLIVFTDLKQSSEQHVEQIARWQTQGAGVIEAAAGRAVLHLGGVRYQLEGHLAEDWIAALAAFLDCGFDPHDALVLALAWRDGDETKSDDAWPCDISRFPRVAGLPDAPAQAFAACPDALGIYAVLPTAEWVERVAGFGVKTLQLRRKTAEPDELKREIARSVAAGREHDACVFINDHWQAAIDAGAYGVHLGQEDVHTADLHALSKAGVRLGLSTHGYYEMLTALHFRPSYIALGAVFPTTTKVMPTAPQGLARLARYVKLLEGVVPLVAIGGISGDVLPQVLATGVKSAAVVRAITEATDPASAAVALQKAFLQQKV
- a CDS encoding thiazole synthase; this translates as MNSHANAPADALTLYGETFQSRVLLGTSRYPSLQSLSDSIAASKPGMVTVALRRQMSEGGAEAGFFDLLKRHGVPLLPNTAGCQTVSEAVTTAHMAREVFDTDWIKLELIGDDYTLQPDPVGLIEAAAQLVKDGFKVLPYCTEDLVIGRRLLDAGCEALMPWGAPIGTGKGVVNPYGLRVLRERLPDVPLIVDAGLGVPSHACQVMEWGFDGVLLNTAVSQATHPETMARAFAMGVEAGREAYLAGPMAERETAHASTPVVGMPFWHQDGSAAA
- the thiS gene encoding sulfur carrier protein ThiS, which gives rise to MDIQINQKPLSLPEGATVADALSAYGARPPFAVALNGNFVARGQHAARALQAGDKLDVVHPVAGG
- a CDS encoding FAD-dependent oxidoreductase, whose amino-acid sequence is MRTSAQPDFAVIGGGLCGRLVAWQLAGEGHRVALYERGDAAGSQAAAWVAAAMLAPLAEAASAELLITRLGAASLETWPTLLAQLPEPVFFQRNGSLIVWHHSDRAEAPLFERRLRANAPAELLDGGLVALAGAQVGAAEPALAGRFTQGWLLPHEGQLDNRQVLSALAAGLAQRGVETHWNTSVNDSALPPAKVTIDCRGLGAKPVMPTLRGIRGEVARVHAPGIDLTRPVRLLHPRYPLYIAPKQDDLYVIGATEVEGEDMSPVSVRSALELLSAAFSVHPGFGEARILELNSQCRPTLPDHRPVLLWDGASTLRVNGLYRHGYMIVPEVAGEAVRLASALLDGRVADSDGFTDWQRNARWSELFRLDREAAVTLNV
- a CDS encoding ABC transporter ATP-binding protein/permease; the encoded protein is MIDNSKNPSDITAWGLIKPYWVSEDRWKARGLLALVIAMNMTMVAANVWFNTWQRTFFDAIQQYNYPVFKYSLLQFTVIALALILLGSYRTYFRQMLEFRWRQWLTNRYLNDWLGDRAYYRIERDNLADNPDQRVSADLQGLASASLNLSLGLLSTTVTLFSFIVILWNLSGAFAFHMFGTEFSIPGYMVWAALIYAAAGSWVTHKVNHPLVSINYQQQRVEADFRFSLIRIRENADQIALYQGERSEEQQLKGVFSHIRENWRLIMRFTRRFNIVVISYSQLAIVFPYIAAAPKYFSKSISFGMYQQVTGAFGTVSDSFSWFINNYDSLAEWRATVNRLREFNRVMRSQHLHESVVEGTAHGGINVHVTDADSIEVTNLRLQRPNGEPMANVGSFTIAPKTRWLVRGPSGAGKSTLMRTLAGLWPFGEGTIEKPTDAKLLFIPQRSYLPIGTLKAALCYPSEASAYSDEACREVLTVCRLPELADRLGESTHWERSLSPGEQQRLAAARALLQQPDFLFLDEATSALDPENESIIYNALIERLPNAAIVSVAHRKTLEAFHEHTLFIERAVEREAA
- a CDS encoding SDR family NAD(P)-dependent oxidoreductase, which codes for MSDAPFERVVLVTGAGSGIGAALARNIAAPRVALMLHARGADDASRARLDQVAATCTASGATCATVLADLAERGASEHAVHQTLARFGALDQIVANAGHAQRQTIGTLDFDALAESFAAMPAAFGALVKRAAPALETSKRGRVVAVSSFVAHRYRADSAFAGTAAAKAALESLAKTAAAELAPHGVTVNCVAPGYTRKDRGPSAENAPAWTRAAEATPLGQVAEPDDIAALIVFLLSDSARHITGQVIHVDGGLTLG